The following DNA comes from Salvelinus sp. IW2-2015 unplaced genomic scaffold, ASM291031v2 Un_scaffold6403, whole genome shotgun sequence.
GTTAAGTTACCAAGGTAGAGGGTCGGAGGTTGGGCGAtagaggttagaggttaaggtTACAGGTAGAAGCGTTCGGAGGTTGGGCGGTAGAGgttatggtgagaggttagaagGTTAAAGGTTTACCGTAGAGGCGTCGGAGGTTGGGCAAGATAGAGGTTAGGGGTTAAAGGTTACCAGGTAGAGGTCGGAGGTTGGGCGATAGAGGTTAGAGGTAAAGGTTTACCAGGTAGAGGCGTCGCGGTTGGCAGATGATGGTTTAGGGGTTAAAGGTTACAGGTAGAGGCGTCGGAGGTTGGGTAGGTAGAGGTTTATGGTAGGGTTAAAGGTTACCAGTAGAGCCGTCGGAGGTTGGGGCAGAttagaggttagaggttaaaGGTTACCAGGTAGAGGCTCGGAGGTTGGGCAGGTAGAGTTAGGGGTTAAAGGTTTAAGGTAGAGGCCGTCGGAGTTGGGTAAGGTAAGAGGTTATGGCTAGGGTTAAAGGTAAAGGTCTACCAGGTAGAGGCGTCGGAGTTGGGCAGActagaggttagggttaaggttaccaGGTAGAGGCGTCGGAGGTTGGGCAGAtagaggttagaggttaaggtTACAGGTAGAAGCGTCGGAGGTTGGGCAGGTAGAGGTTATGTGTGAAGAGGTTAGAGGTAAAGGTTACAGGTAGAAGGGTCGGAGGTGGGCAGATAgaggtttaggggttaaggttaccgGGTAGAGCGTCGGTTGGGCAGATAGAGGTTGAGGGGTTTAAAGGTTACCAAGGTAGAGGCGTCGGAGGTTTGGGCAGATAGAGGTTAGGGGTTTAAAGGTTACAGGTTAGACGGCGTGGAGGTTGGTAGGTAGAGTTatggctagggttaaggttaccaGGTAGAGGCGTCGGAAGGTTTGGAGATAGAGGTTAGAGGTTAAAGGTTACAGAGGTAGAGGCGTGGAGGTTGGGCGGTAGAGGTTTAGGGGTTAAAGGTTACAGGTAGAGGCGTCGGAGGTTTGGGCAGGTAGATTCGTCGGTGGTCCTCCAGTTTTGTTTCCTCTCAGTTCAGAGTCACCAGTTGTCAGGGATGGTACGTAAGCCGACACCCTCTTGGACTCTGGATACCGTTACCTAGCAACGACACACAGACACCCTCTGGATACCGTTACCTAGcaacgacacacagacacactctggaTACCCTTACTTAGAGCGGCCATACTCAACCTACGGACCCAGGCCTCGACACTCAGGggacccccattgattttgttgagtCACTCAGGTATCATGTTATGAACACAAAtaagacatgtctgtctgtctgtctgtctgtctgtctgtctgtctgtatgtctgtctgtctgtctgtctgtctgtctgtctatgccaGGTAATGGCATGTATTTCTGTCTatgccatagagatagatagaggactctagagcTCAAAAGccagttttagcatgggcagcgcttccaccattttaaagtagtcagctgggtgggaattcctaTATGTTAAGGAAGggtcacataattccatccagatTATCAGGAGGGACCAGCCAATGAATTATGCTtatgagcaaacattccataactgtagGTGACAGTAAATCGCCAACCGTACCTTTATACCTGRTCAAACAACACAGTCCTCCAGCTGGCAGGATGTTTACCAAcctgctcagttggtagagcatggcgcttgtaacgccagggtagtgggttcgattcccaggacaACCCATACGTAAAACGTATGCACgcgtgactgtaagtcgctttggataaaagtgtctgccaaAAGGCAAGATATTATAttagaagaaaatgtactacttcaaaattgagatggcctcaatggcYCTGCCCATGCGCTAACGGACGCCATAYTGGAACAGATYCYAAGAAGAGTCCTCTATCATTCTTTATGGGTCTATGCTAGGTAATGGTCCATCTGTATTAGGTCAACTCAAACTGATTGTGAGATATGTTACTTTATCTCAGCCACATTCAGACCTTCAATCTATGTCAATAGATCAATCCTGGCCAATGAGGTTCTCCAACACCCTTTCCCCAGACTGACCAATGATGTTGAGGCTCTCCTACACCTCTTCCAGACTGACCATGATGTTGAGGCTCTCCTACACCCTCTTCCCAGACTGACCAATGATGTTGAGGCTCTCCCACACCCTTCCCAGACTGACCAATGATGTTGAGGCTCTCCCACACCCTCTCCAGACTGACCAATGATGTTGAGGCTCTCCACACCCTCTCCCAGACTGACCTATGATGTTGAGGCTCTCCCACACCCCCTCCCAGACTGACCAATGAGGTTGAGGCTCTCCCACACCCTCTCCACAGACTGACCAATGAGTTATGGCTCTTCACACCCTCTCCCAGACTGACCAATGAGGTTGAGGCTCTCCCACACCCTCTCCCAGACTGACCTATGATGTTGAGCTCCTCCCACACCCTCCCAGCTGACCAATGAGGTTGAGGCTCTCCCACACCCTCTCCACAGACTGACCAATGAGGTCATGGCTCTTCACACCCTCTCCCAGACCTGACCAATGAGGTTGAGGCTCTCCCACACCCCCTCCCAGACTAACCAATGAGGTTACGGCTCTTCACACACCCCTCCCAGACTGACCAATGAGGTTGAGGCTCTCCAGGGCGAGGCCTTCTAGGCCTTCCAGGTCTCTGAGGCGGTTCAGGGCCAGACTCAGCCACTGTAGGTAGGTCAGCTGACCCAGGGGCTGACCTCTGACCCGGCCACCATGTTACCAtcaccctggggggggggggggggaaaggatatttctatattattattattgaaaaaTGCTACATCGTCTTACACAGGAGGGAGTATCCTTATTTGGACTAATTTGGGACGAAGACAATTCTATATACCAAGACTCTGGTCAAAATGTTGCACTATATGAGGAATATGGTGCGATTTGGGTCCTTGCCTTCAGCCACAGCAGCTGTGTGAGGGCGGCCAGGGTGAAAGGTCAGAGAGGTGGTTGGATGACACGTCCAGGAAACGCAGGTGGACAAACGAGCTGACCAGGGCCATGTCCGTTAGACGtctgggcagagagagggaaggggagagagggagagggaggaggagagagagatgggggaaaagaggggacagagaggggtaggaggcacaggagagagaggggtaggaggaCATGGAGAAGacggggtaggagagagagggggtagggaggcacagggagagagacggggtagggaggagaggggtagggagagagagggggtagggagcacagggagagaggaggtagggaggCAGGAGGGGGGTAGggagcacagggagagagaggggtaggagacacagggaggaagagggggtagggagacacaggagagagaggggggtaggagacacagggagagaggggggtagggaggcacagggagagaggggtggggaggcacaggagagaagggggagggagcacagggagagagggggtagggaggCACATGGGAGACGGGGTAGGGAGGCACAGGAGATAGACGGGgtagggaggacagggagagagacggggtagggaggcacagggagagagacggggtagggagacacagggagagagaggggtagggagcacagggagagaggggtagggaggcacagggagagaggggtagggagcagggagagagggggtagggaggcacagggagagaggggtagggaggcacagggagagagggggtagggaggcagagggagagaggggggtaggagacacagggagagagaggggtagggagcacaggagagagaggaggtagggagcacagggagagagggggtagggagacacagggagagaaagggggtaaGTTGCATTGCTGCTTATACCCATCCAATGATTTGAGATTTAACAATTGTCTTGGATTAGGGGCTAGGGATTAGGGCTAGGGCCAACCTAAGGGCTAGCAGTTGATTTGGGACTGGGCCCGGTTCTATCTCAAATGTCATCTCTATAggcctgttcaaaagtagtgcaagtgcactataaatggaatagggccCTGTGTCTAATGAAGTGCACATAAATGGATAGGCCCTGTCTAAtgaagtgcactataaatggaatagggccctggtctaatgtagtgcactataaatggaatagggccctggtctaatgaagtgcactataaatggaatagggccctggtctaatgaagtgcactataaatggaatagggccctggtctaatgagtgcactataaatggaatagggccctggtctaatgaagtgcactataaatggaatagggccctggtctaatgaagtgcactataaatggaatagggccctggtctaatgaagtgcactataaatggaataggccctggtctaatgaagtgcactataaatggataGGCTGGTCTAAtgagtgcactataaatggaatagggccctggtctaatgaagtgcactataaatggaatagggccctggtctaatgaagtgcactataaatggaatagggccctggtctaatgagtgcactataaatggaatagggccctggtctaatgtagtgcactataaatgaatagggccctggtctaatgaagtgcactataaatggaatagggcctggtctaatgagtgcactataaatggaatagggccctggtctaatgaagtgcactataaatggaatagggccctggtctaatgaGTGCACTTATAaatggaatagggccctggtctaatgtagtgcactataaatggaatagggccctggtctaatgaagtgcactataaatggaatagggtgtcatttgagatccACAGCAGGTGTTTTGTGTCCTGTGGTGTTCACCTCACCTGTCTTTCAGTTCGAGCTTTACGAAGGCGTGTGCCAGGCCGTTCCCGGTGCGACACAAAAGAGACAGACCCGGGATCAGAATTTCCTTGGTCAGAGGGCATGGCTCGATCTGGAGAGGGACACATCAACACAACACTCAGCTGAAACAAGCAATGAAATAATGAATCAATTAATCtgaataaatcacattttattgatgAGTTATCagtttccactttgacatgtatTGTAGGTTAGGTTACCCATGTGATCGATAATCAACAACCAAAAACGAAACAAATGTCAATGTGCACCTGTTCRTCTTTTTCGGACATATTTTCCTCCTGTCCGTCCTCATTCGCCYCCTCCTCTCCCTCCGACAGCGCCGCATCGTCCTCTCCCTCAGACATCTCTCTGTTTAACAGTCTGGGCTGGGGACAAGAGGACGTCACTGGATCATGAACTAGCCACTTTCAATTTTGAAATAAATTGTAGTGAGCTAGCTTAAGTTAATCGAATTCAATTGGGGGGCATCgtttattttaatttaagaagttttttacatttacagctAGTTTTACACTTGTCTTCCTGACTTGGGGCTAGCCAGTGCAGCTAACGCGTAACGTTACAGTAGCTAGTCTGCCAAATTGCGTCTCAAAAGAGACAAAATCTAAAATAGTACAGGCCATGATAACCCAATTTAGCATTTTTattagctatatagttagctagctagttgtttaATAATCCAACTTTTTAACGTTACTGTTGACAATATTTTAAAGAAGCAGTTACCTGAGCGGGTTAGCCGCAGCGTTATGTTGTCGTTTCCATGGAAACAACAGCAGCGGTCAGAGGGAGCTGGGATCTTTCTTGCAACTTTACGTGACAAATATTTMGTAAAGAAAGTCAAATCGCCCTGTGTATAACCATGATTATGGATTATAATATACATGGGGAGAA
Coding sequences within:
- the LOC112078869 gene encoding LOW QUALITY PROTEIN: leucine-rich repeat-containing protein 23 (The sequence of the model RefSeq protein was modified relative to this genomic sequence to represent the inferred CDS: inserted 2 bases in 2 codons); amino-acid sequence: MSEGEDDAALSEGEEXANEDGQEENMSEKDEQIEPCPLTKEILIPGLSLLCRTGNGLAHAFVKLELKDRRLTDMALVSSFVHLRFLDVSSNHLSDLSPXAALTQLLWLKGDGNMVAGXRGQPLGQLTYLQWLSLALNRLRDLEGLEGLALESLNLIGNGIQRVSVCRC